From one Enterococcus sp. DIV2402 genomic stretch:
- a CDS encoding metal-sulfur cluster assembly factor: MREDIKINDRAAIIGDKIIEQLQTVHDHEIGLDIYNLGFIYEINLDESGHCEVVVTFTGIGCDCIEAVPEEIKWALMQLDEINDVTVKIVWSPAWKMTRISRFGRIALGINPK; encoded by the coding sequence ATGCGAGAAGACATTAAAATAAACGACCGCGCTGCAATTATCGGCGACAAAATCATTGAACAACTTCAAACTGTCCATGATCATGAGATTGGATTAGATATTTATAATTTAGGTTTCATTTATGAAATTAATTTAGACGAAAGTGGACACTGTGAAGTCGTTGTAACATTTACAGGAATTGGTTGTGACTGTATTGAAGCAGTCCCTGAAGAAATCAAATGGGCACTAATGCAGCTTGATGAAATCAATGACGTTACCGTTAAGATTGTTTGGTCTCCTGCTTGGAAAATGACTCGTATCAGCCGGTTCGGTCGTATTGCTCTAGGTATTAATCCTAAATAA